The following proteins come from a genomic window of Panicum hallii strain FIL2 chromosome 8, PHallii_v3.1, whole genome shotgun sequence:
- the LOC112902649 gene encoding syntaxin-61-like isoform X1, producing MLIVHEKIFEVLAFHQSIQIDKVQDSFHQWKQTPENTGEYVHLTKELLTSCESIQWQVDELDKAISVAERDPAFYGLNEAEIGRRRSWTSTARNQVLSLRRNVEAGRKKILFGHSTNPSESIRSKKHISQDNDEFIASESDQQMLLIKRQDEELDALSASVQRIGGVGLTIHDELVGQEKLLGELNLDMETTSNRLDFVQKRVAMVMKKASLKGQIMMIAFLVILFIILFVLVFLT from the exons ATGCTGATTGTTCACGAGAAAATATTTGAAGTATTAGCTTTCCACCAATCCATCCAA ATTGACAAAGTGCAAGATTCTTTCCACCAATGGAAGCAGACGCCTGAAAATACTGGAGAGTATGTGCATCTGACCAAAGAACTATTAACCAGCTGTGAAAGTATCCAATGGCAG GTGGATGAATTGGATAAGGCAATTTCAGTTGCTGAGAGAGATCCAGCATTCTATGGACTTAATGAGGCTGAAATTGGGAGAAGAAGAAGCTGGACAAGCACTGCACGTAACCAG GTGCTCTCTTTAAGGCGGAATGTTGAAGCTGGAAGGAAAAAGATTTTGTTTGGACATTCAACCAACCCCTCTGAATCGATTAGATCCAAGAAGCACATTTCACAAGACAATGATGAATTCATTGCTTCAGAATCTGATCAGCAGATGCTCCTGATAAA GCGACAAGATGAGGAGTTGGATGCGCTTAGTGCTAGTGTCCAGCGAATTGGAGGCGTAGGTCTCACTATACATGATGAGCTTGTCGGGCAG GAGAAGCTTTTGGGTGAGCTGAACCTCGATATGGAAACTACTTCAAATCGGCTTGACTTTGTGCAG AAAAGAGTGGCTATGGTCATGAAGAAGGCCAGCCTGAAGGGGCAGATCATGATGATCGCGTTCCTCGTGATTCTTTTCATCATTCTTTTCGTTTTGGTGTTTTTGACTTGA
- the LOC112902649 gene encoding syntaxin-61-like isoform X2: MTPAQDPFYIVKDEIQESIDKVQDSFHQWKQTPENTGEYVHLTKELLTSCESIQWQVDELDKAISVAERDPAFYGLNEAEIGRRRSWTSTARNQVLSLRRNVEAGRKKILFGHSTNPSESIRSKKHISQDNDEFIASESDQQMLLIKRQDEELDALSASVQRIGGVGLTIHDELVGQEKLLGELNLDMETTSNRLDFVQKRVAMVMKKASLKGQIMMIAFLVILFIILFVLVFLT; this comes from the exons ATGACCCCCGCGCAGGATCCGTTCTACATCGTCAAGGACGAGATCCAGGAGTCG ATTGACAAAGTGCAAGATTCTTTCCACCAATGGAAGCAGACGCCTGAAAATACTGGAGAGTATGTGCATCTGACCAAAGAACTATTAACCAGCTGTGAAAGTATCCAATGGCAG GTGGATGAATTGGATAAGGCAATTTCAGTTGCTGAGAGAGATCCAGCATTCTATGGACTTAATGAGGCTGAAATTGGGAGAAGAAGAAGCTGGACAAGCACTGCACGTAACCAG GTGCTCTCTTTAAGGCGGAATGTTGAAGCTGGAAGGAAAAAGATTTTGTTTGGACATTCAACCAACCCCTCTGAATCGATTAGATCCAAGAAGCACATTTCACAAGACAATGATGAATTCATTGCTTCAGAATCTGATCAGCAGATGCTCCTGATAAA GCGACAAGATGAGGAGTTGGATGCGCTTAGTGCTAGTGTCCAGCGAATTGGAGGCGTAGGTCTCACTATACATGATGAGCTTGTCGGGCAG GAGAAGCTTTTGGGTGAGCTGAACCTCGATATGGAAACTACTTCAAATCGGCTTGACTTTGTGCAG AAAAGAGTGGCTATGGTCATGAAGAAGGCCAGCCTGAAGGGGCAGATCATGATGATCGCGTTCCTCGTGATTCTTTTCATCATTCTTTTCGTTTTGGTGTTTTTGACTTGA